The genomic stretch TGCTCGCTCTCGTCGCAGCCGCCGCGGCGACCGTTCCCCTGGCCGCCTGCGGTGACAGCGGTGACGGTGACGGCGCGGCCACCGGCGCGAGTGACAAGATCACCGTCGACGCCTCGGACACCGAGTGCAAGGTGGCGTCGTCCGAGTCCGCGGCCGGCACCGTGACCTTCACCATCGCCAACAAGGGCGCCAAGGTCACCGAGTTCTACGTCTACGCGCCGGGCGACCGGGTCATGGGTGAGGTCGAGAACATCGCCCCCGGCCTGTCCCGCGACCTGATCGTCGAGCTCACCGCCGGCACGTACGAGACCGCCTGCAAGCCCGGCATGATCGGCAAGGGCATCCGGAACGGCTTCAAGGTCAGCGGTTCCGCGGCGGCCCTCACCGAGGACGCGAAGCTGGGCCAGGCCACGACCGACTACCAGCGGTACGTGAAGAGCCAGACCGGCGCGCTGATCGAGAAGACGACCGAGTTCGTGAACGCGATCAAGGCCGGCGACGCCGAGAAGGCCAAGGCGCTCTTCCCGGTGGCGCGCACGTACTGGGAGCGGATCGAGCCGGTCGCGGAGATCTTCGGCGACCTCGACCCCCAGATCGACGGCCGTGAGGGCGACCAGGAGCCGGGTCAGGAGTTCACCGGTTTCCACAAGCTCGAGAAGGACCTGTGGGTCACCAAGGACATCAGCAAGTCGGGTCCGATGGCCGACCGGCTGCTGACCGACGTGCAAAAGATCGTGGACGAGGCGAACAAGGCCACCCTCTCGCCGGTGCAGCTGGCCAACGGCGCCAAGGAGCTGCTGGACGAGGTCGCCACCGGCAAGATCACGGGTGAGGAGGACCGTTACTCGCACACCGATCTGTGGGACTTCGCGGCCAACGTCGAGGGCTCGCAGGCAGCGATCGCCGCCCTGCGCCCGGCGCTCGAGGAGAAGGACGCCGCGCTGGTCAAGACCCTCGACGAGCGGTTCGCCTCGACCGAGGCGGCGCTCGAGAAGCACCGCAGCGGCGACGGCTGGAAGCTGCACAACGAACTCAGCCAGGCCGACCTCAAGGTGTTGAGCGACGAGATCAACGCGCTGGCCGAGCCGATCAGCAAGGTCGCCGGGCTGGTCGCCGGCAAGTAGAGGTCACGGGCGCCGGGCCCAGATCGAGGGCCTGGTTCCCCCGTACGCGGGAAAGGGTCTGCAAGTGCAGCGGCGCAAGGTGATCGGGCTGGCGGGTGCGGGCGTGCTGGGGGTGGCGGCTGCCGGCGCGGTGGGATTGCAGGTGACGGGCGATGAGAAGACGACGCCGGTTGCCTCGACGAGTGATGCCATCGCGTTCTTCGGCGAGCGGCAGGCCGGAATCGTCACGCCCGCGCAGGACAGGCTGCACTTCGTCGCCTTCGACGTGATCACCAAGGACCGGGCAGCGCTGGTCGGCATGCTGGAGTCGTGGACAGCCGCGGCCGCCCGGATGACCGCGGGGCTCGACGCGGGCACGATCGGCGCGGTCGGCGGCATCCCCGAGTCGCCGCCCGACGACACCGGCGAGGCGCTCGGTCTGCCGCCGTCGGGTCTCACCCTCACCATCGGGTTCGGGGCGAGCCTGTTCGCCAAGTTCGGGCTGGGCGAGAAGAAACCGGCCGCGCTGGCCGACCTGCCCAAGTTCCCCGGCGACGCGATCGACCCGGCAATCTCCGGCGGCGACATCTGCGTTCAGGCGTGCGCCCACGATCCCCAGGTGGCGGTTCACGCCGTACGCAATCTCGCGCGCATCGGCATGGGTGTGGTGAGCGTCCGCTGGTCGCAGCTGGGGTTCGGGCGTACGTCGTCGACCTCGACCACGCAGGCGACCCCGCGCAACCTGTTCGGCTTCAAGGACGGCACGGCCAACCTCAAGGCCGAGGAACCGGCGCTGCTCGACGAGCATCTGTGGGTGCGCCCCGGTGACGGGCCGGACTGGATGACCGGCGGCTCGTACCTGGTCACCCGCAAGATCCGCATGATCGTGGAGACGTGGGACCGCACCTCGCTGCTCGAGCAGGAGACGATCGTCGGGCGCAGCAAGGGCGAGGGCGCGCCGCTCAGCGGGACGCAGGAGTTCGACGAGCCGGACTTCACCGCCGTCGACGGCGAGGGCGAACCGAAGATCGCCAAGGTGTCCCACGTACGGCTGGCGCATCCGACGGAGAACAACGGCGCGCGTCTGCTGCGGCGGGGTTACAACTTCGTCGACGGCTCGGACGGTCTGGGCCGGCTCAACGCGGGG from Paractinoplanes brasiliensis encodes the following:
- the efeO gene encoding iron uptake system protein EfeO; this encodes MRTPRLLALVAAAAATVPLAACGDSGDGDGAATGASDKITVDASDTECKVASSESAAGTVTFTIANKGAKVTEFYVYAPGDRVMGEVENIAPGLSRDLIVELTAGTYETACKPGMIGKGIRNGFKVSGSAAALTEDAKLGQATTDYQRYVKSQTGALIEKTTEFVNAIKAGDAEKAKALFPVARTYWERIEPVAEIFGDLDPQIDGREGDQEPGQEFTGFHKLEKDLWVTKDISKSGPMADRLLTDVQKIVDEANKATLSPVQLANGAKELLDEVATGKITGEEDRYSHTDLWDFAANVEGSQAAIAALRPALEEKDAALVKTLDERFASTEAALEKHRSGDGWKLHNELSQADLKVLSDEINALAEPISKVAGLVAGK
- the efeB gene encoding iron uptake transporter deferrochelatase/peroxidase subunit, with product MQVQRRKVIGLAGAGVLGVAAAGAVGLQVTGDEKTTPVASTSDAIAFFGERQAGIVTPAQDRLHFVAFDVITKDRAALVGMLESWTAAAARMTAGLDAGTIGAVGGIPESPPDDTGEALGLPPSGLTLTIGFGASLFAKFGLGEKKPAALADLPKFPGDAIDPAISGGDICVQACAHDPQVAVHAVRNLARIGMGVVSVRWSQLGFGRTSSTSTTQATPRNLFGFKDGTANLKAEEPALLDEHLWVRPGDGPDWMTGGSYLVTRKIRMIVETWDRTSLLEQETIVGRSKGEGAPLSGTQEFDEPDFTAVDGEGEPKIAKVSHVRLAHPTENNGARLLRRGYNFVDGSDGLGRLNAGLFFIAFQRDPRRQFVPIQTNLARHDVMNEYLRHVSSGLFACPPGLRAADDFWGRSLFA